A single Colias croceus chromosome 10, ilColCroc2.1 DNA region contains:
- the LOC123695100 gene encoding venom serine protease inhibitor-like, which translates to MGHKLISVIVICWCCSVVYCAVFKRSICPSNEMQVECFHCGPKSCDQLGFPSPCGGSSLCRSRCVCIDGFVRNEDGLCIPKMECPSCGGDRNATSGCSNHCGNSCSDYQDTNKSCLSGCHYNGCDCKPGYVFHEKLGHCVLPVDC; encoded by the exons ATGGGACATAAATTGATAAgtgttattgttatttgcTGGTGCTGTAGCGTTGTGTATTGTGCAG ttttcaaAAGATCGATATGTCCTTCAAATGAGATGCAAGTAGAGTGTTTCCACTGCGGACCCAAGAGTTGTGATCAGCTGGGATTCCCCTCACCATGTGGCGGCAGCAGCTTGTGCAGGTCCCGATGCGTGTGTATTGACGGCTTCGTGAGGAATGAAGACGGCCTGTGTATACCGAAAATGGAGTGCC CATCATGTGGTGGGGATAGAAACGCGACCTCTGGCTGCAGCAACCACTGCGGGAACTCATGTTCTGACTACCAGGATACCAATAAATCCTGTCTCTCTGGCTGCCACTACAACGGGTGTGACTGCAAGCCAGGCTACGTGTTTCACGAGAAACTAGGCCACTGCGTCCTACCGGTCGATTGCT aa